The Ornithodoros turicata isolate Travis unplaced genomic scaffold, ASM3712646v1 Chromosome24, whole genome shotgun sequence genome includes a region encoding these proteins:
- the LOC135373368 gene encoding P2X purinoceptor 7-like: protein MSSLPNLSALELRILELSRAQNFCSYDSMPESVYVAAEDSSSSDISESPPSSPGSDRAGNADWCSCGKCKPMDTADEYNEYFEILCLDTEVLRVSFTYIRDTEEYGNIRDIAVNKKFRYIAYRQFTWWIWGGLGKHHRKILPACVVHAIRDAFPSDVYKGFEPAHL from the exons aTGTCGAGTCTCCCGAACCTGAGTGCGCTAGAACTCCGCATTCTAGAACTATCGCGTgcacagaacttctgttcgtaCGATAGCATGCCGGAAAGTGTGTacgtcgcagcagaagattcatcATCCTCAGATATATCGGAGTCACCGCCGTCCTCACCAGGATCTGATCGTGCCGGGAACGCGGACTG GTGTTCTTGCGGGAAGTGCAAACCGATGGATACCGCTGACGAGT ACAACGAATATTTCGAGATACTCTGCCTCGACACCGAAGTTCTGCGAGTGTCTTTTACGTACATCCGAGATACTGAAGAGTATGGCAACATACGTGACATCGCCGTGAACAA gaaattccgttatatcgcCTATCGGCAATTCACATGGTGGATATGGGGTGGTCTGGGAAAGCACCATAGGAAGATTCTTCCTGCCTGCGTGGTGCACGCCATTAGGGATGCTTTTCCATCAGATGTGTATAAGGGCTTTGAACCTGCACACTTGTAA
- the LOC135373369 gene encoding uncharacterized protein LOC135373369, which translates to MTEIAGSWYAKNDDPDLPGVTEFLPVASSPPLASTSYSCVIAQEVQNISMTSTVGEETDESYYPSEDSFLEGDTTTPECPVEQRKFIVFEAPLLELFKACRSCSGSCKVTTSVRGTLLTVVSECASGHKFSWNSQPELNRMAAGNVLLSGAILFNGASPTKVLRLLSSINIQMISKVAYDTYQKGCLLPAVSQVWNAEHNHLLLSLQDKPVDLLGDGRCDSPGHCAKYMTYTFMEAHSKKIVSSVQVQVGESPDVASSTNMEKVGFVRCLDELKSNHIIVASITTDRHPAVRKHMREMEPSIVHGFDTWHVVKVLCR; encoded by the exons atgacagaaatagctggaaGCTGGTATGCTAAAAATGATGATCCGGATTTGCCAGGAGTGACAGAATTCCTACCTGTGGCTTCGTCTCCCCCTCTTGCTTCTACCAGTTACAGCTGTGTGATTGCTCAAGAG gtgcagaacatcagTATGACATCAACAGTGGGAGAAGAAACTGATGAGAGCTACTACCCATCTGAGGATAGCTTCCTTGAAGG agacaCCACTACACCTGAATGTCCAGTGGAACAGCGAaaattcattgtctttgaagccccactactggaattgttcaaagcaTGTCGCAGTTGCAGTGGgtcatgcaaggttaccacatcagtTCGGGGCACACTTCTCACTGTTGTGTCCGAATGTGCAAGCGGCCACAAATTCTCTTGGAACAGTCAGCCAGAACTGAACAGGATGGCTGCAGGAAACGTTCTGCTCTCCGGTGCAATACTGTTCAACGGAGCCAGTCCCACCAAG GTTCTTCGACTGCTGAGCTCCATCAACATACAAATGATTTCAAAGGTTGCATACGACACATATCAGAAAGGTTGCCTACTGCCTGCTGTATCACAG GTTTGGAATGCAGAACACAACCACCTGCTCCTTTCACTTCAAGACAAGCCTGTTGACCTCCTTGGAGATGGCAGATGTGATTCTCCTGGTCACTGTGCCAAGTACATGACATACACTTTTATGGAAGCCCATTCAAAGAAAATCGTCAGCTCCGTTCAAGTACAGGTTGGTGAG TCTCCAGATGTTGCTTCCAGCACAAACATGGAAAAGGTGGGATTTGTGAGATGCCTGGACGAACTGAAATCAAATCACATCATCGTGGCATCCATTACGACTGATCGACATCCTGCAGTGAGAAAGCACATGCGTGAAATGGAACCCAGCATAGTGCATGGATTTGATACCTGGCATGTGGTGAAAG TGCTCTGCCGTTGA